catagctAGTGGTGTAAGTGAAAGGTAGTGCATACGCACGTCGCCTTACCCTAATTTGTGAGACTGTTTATGATAGATCTTAGACTTAATTAAAaactaaagtaaaaaaaaaaaaaaatggctgcCCGTTGTTCGGCGAAGGGCCAGACCAAAAGGGTCTTTTGTACGTAGCCTTAccctgcatttctgcaagaaGTTATTTCGACGACTCAAACCATGGCCTCCTAGTCACATGGATTTTAAAATTCACGTATTAAAAGCAAATGCAATAATGAAAAACTCATGCTGAAAACAATGAAGAAGAATATAGTAACAACAACATATAATGAATTATTTTGGATAAGTCATATTTTAATCCGTCCAAATTCAACCCAATCTGTGCGTTTGACACACATATATACCTGCAAAAATTTGTGTTCCTGCATGGACACCATGGAACAAGCATCTTCAAAAGTGAGGAGAGGGCGCGTTCTTGATATTAATTTCTTGACGGGCTCGTATTCACTAGGCAAACCAGCAAGAAGTTTCAACACCATGTTCCAATCTGATATTGGAATGCCCATTGCTGCTCGAGAATCTGCTATGGACTTCAATCTTTTCACATAGGACTCAATGGTCTCATCATCCCCCTTTTTAGTCATTGTTATGCTAGTCTctctctctgttttttttttaattcaattgcACCTCTCAGGTTGAAGACCAtaaaatatagagaaaatgaACAAAGTGGTCCTTGTGCTTTAAGAGTAGGGTCAAAGTATTATCTGAGCAGTTTTTGTTCTTTAAGTTTATCAAAAGTACGTATTTATGGTTTTTGTTGGACATTTATCCAAACTCTGATTATTAAGCTTAAAAGAAATTGTgagaattgtttttttttaaactaaaaacaCCAGAAATTTCAATCAAAAACACATAAATTGCAATATAAAAAACTACCCCATGCATAAAAAGAAGTAgacaaaaaataacaataattgCACTAAAATTAAGTTAACATCAAACTCTTGAAATAAGGCACCAATTTGataattttatcataattaacatTTGGCATTGTAGACAAAAGATATTCTATAATCTTAtaatcagtgttttaaaaggcgttttcggGGCGAGCCTTGGGGCGGGGCGTATCAAAAATGCCCCGGGGCGATGGTTCGAGGCGAAAGTCTCAAAAGGCGTACGCCGCCAATTTGGGGCGTACGTCTGGGCATTTGGGGtgagttttttttgttggggaGTGTTGGGacgtaagcccagaaaacttcttcaaattaaaaataaaatttcttaaaTAAGCCCTCaatataatgcccaaattctcaaaagtcaactagtaattactcaaatattttaaaaaggaaccgaaacattaaatttaaaagtcacaatctttttttattgctagaatggctaatatatgtttttttctaattatttatcttgtcttctactatctcaaaaaagtaaCGAGCAGTCACTTGTGCTTGTAAGTTGCGTATAATAGGTTGTTctgattagtttttttttttttgtaggaaTGGAGcatatatttatagttttcttcaaatttttacgctattttacctatttaaaagtatttattataattatatccttttatgaaatactaaaaattaaagttttatgaaaagatgaaataactcatttccaaccaaacgaccccttaataaGGGTGAATCCAGGAGCTTCCCGTTAGCTTGAAATGACGGAGAATCCCTCGGATTTCTCTTTAACTACGTATCCTTAAAATTGAGTAAATCTTTACTCTTTACTCTTTACTCTTTACTGACATGTGGGCCCAAAATTTCACATGTAATTTTAAAGAcctttttttgcgcggattgccgtTCATTTGGgatggtttttaatttttatcctttaaattggtgatctttaaattttactcTTTGCTTAATATTTTGAAGTTGTAAATTCAAATTTCAgttcagttaaaaaaaataaaaaattcacaagATAAAATCTCagtaaaattttataaatttgtcCATGCAAGATAGAATTTTGTAAATCTGAAAAAGTTAAAAACCACCATTTTAAAGGATgacaattaaagaccaccc
The window above is part of the Lycium ferocissimum isolate CSIRO_LF1 unplaced genomic scaffold, AGI_CSIRO_Lferr_CH_V1 ctg8990, whole genome shotgun sequence genome. Proteins encoded here:
- the LOC132046010 gene encoding uncharacterized protein LOC132046010; this translates as MTKKGDDETIESYVKRLKSIADSRAAMGIPISDWNMVLKLLAGLPSEYEPVKKLISRTRPLLTFEDACSMVSMQEHKFLQDHHEESSAFTTLEKVGTVVGVVSLTAAAVVTLPTVAGAVGASRMIVARWCSVCSG